The DNA window CTATGTGAAGGATGTGATGAAAACACAGCAACAAACAGGTGTGTAGATTGCTACATCAATTTTTGTCCTTCATGTACAAAACCCCATAAAAGAGCCCGTGTCACTAGAAATCATACCATTATCACACTAGAAGAGTTTAAAGAAGGCAAGTCCACAAGTCACTTACTACCACAGAAAGTCTACTGCAATGATCACCCAGAGAATGAAGTGAAATACTACTGTGAGAGCTGTCAAGTCACTATGTGTACCGACTGTGCCATGATTAAACACCGTACTGCTGAACACGTTTACAAAGAACTCACAGAGACAGCAGATAAATACATTATACAGTTGAAAGAAATGGTGGCCAAActgagaaagaaagaaaaggaaacTGAAAGATGTAAATCAGAAGCCAAACAGACCAGAAACCAACTACAGGTACAGTGTCaggaagaagaaaagaaggTGAGAAAGAAAGCAGAAGAGATAGTACAGAAAGTAAGAAAGGAAGAGAAGAGATTGGTAGAGGAGTTGAAGACAGAGTATGGACAGAAAGTGAAAACTACTGAAGTCCAAATAGATGAATGGGAAATGAAACATGGCAACATTTCAAGTACATGTGGTTATCTAGAAGCactgatgcatcatgggagtgcTGCTCAGCTGATGACCAACAAACAGCAAACAATACAACATATTGAGTCCCTCATTACCATGGACACCAAACCAAACATAAAACCAGAAGTGATGGCGTTCAAGCCAGCTGCAGAGGCCCTAGGACAAGGCATGCTGGGATTGCTGTGCAGAAAGACAGAGAAAAGTGACACAATAAGTAAAACCAGACATGTGGTAGATACCTgcatgggtcaaaggtcaagagaTCATTCCACTGATACTGGTAACATGAAAACAACTATGTCTGAGATATGTGCTTCCAAGTGCACTGTTGACAAACTTCCATCGAAGCTACTAGAAGGAGAGTCAGGTGACATAGTGATCAGAACCAAAGACAGCCAAGGAAGACAAGTCATACCAACACCAGCTGTGACGGCTCAGATGAGAAAACCAGATGGAACAAGAGAAGATGTCAAAGTTACTGACAACAGAGATGGTACACTAGTATTCACAGTCAGAGGAGAAATGGAAGGCAGACAtcaagttaccatggcaataggAGATCAGCCGATACATGGATCACCTTTTAATATTCCTGTCACCAAAAGAATGGTGAAGACCTTCGGGAAGAAAGGTAATAGGAAAGGATGTTTTAATGGGCCAACCAGTGTCATCATGAATAAATGAAGACAACTTGTTGTTGCCGAGAAATTTAATAACAGGATACAAGTGACAGATAGGGATGGAAATCACATTAGATTTATTACATTCACTCACTTTAAGAATGCCTTCCAACCATTGGATGTAGCAGTGTCAGATGATGGAGATTATTTCATAACAGATGATGGTAATAATCAAATAGTCGTCAGTGATGAGGATGGAAACTTTATCAGATGCTTTGGACAGAATGAAATGAAGTCACCATATGGTATAGCTATCAATCCTGTAGATGGCACTGTTTATGTGACTGACTGGGATGGTAAAGGTGCTCACACTGACAAGACAACACACTGTATTAGAAAATACACCCAGAATGGTAAATACATCACTACAATAGGCAGCTATGGAACTGGACCAAGTCAATTCAAAGGACCTTTACATCTTTGTGTCAGCAGACAAGGTAGACTGTATGTACCAGACTATGGCAACAACCGCATACAGGTCTTCAACCAACAATGTCAATTCCTGTATGAGTTTGGTGACTATGGGGAAGAAGATGGTGACCTGAAATGGCCAAAGTCAGTGGCTGTAGACAAGGATGAATGTCTGTACATTGCAGAACAAGGCAATCATAGAGTACAGAAATTTGACAGTAAGGGTCATTTCATATGTCGTATTGATAGTGAAGAGGATGGATTGGTAAACCCAAGTTCTGTGACATTAACAGACGATTGGCCTGTCAAAGTAGTTGTGACATATTTCAAAGGCAACTACCTGAAGGTATTCACTCAATGAACTCAGAAAACATCAAATCAACATCACTCACTTCTACATGTAACAAACAGTAGCAGATGTGATGTTCTAGTACTTGCAAAATGACACCCATCACCAGACATAGAGAATTGGACTACAGCATAACAACCCAGCACCTATACTTAATCAGACAGTATGACCATGACACAGATAAAAAAACTTGAATAAAAATTGTTACTTCCATTTCAATCCCTACTGGACAAAGTGCTGTATTAAAAATATCCATAGTAACAAGGTTCTGGCATTGAACTTGAACACCTACCTTGACCACATGGTGAACAAAATCACCATTGCGTATAGAACAACACTATGGAAAACTCAACTCAATTACCACTCTCACTTTCACTTTATACCCTGCACATATTTGAGGAAGGCGTGCTAGGCTGTACAATACCACATTCAGCTGTGTACTTTTAGAGTGAAATTCTTGATTCTCAAACCTCACATGGACTACTAGTACTATGATCCAGACATCATCCTGACTTTAAACAGGTACCTTAGTATGTACAGAATTCAACAAGTGCACACAATACATGGCTATAAACTATTCGTACACTTATACGCAGATTGTGATCATGAAATTGAACTTGAAAGTGAATGCAGCAGATATTTTGCGTGTATGGAGGACAGCGGTTGTGGAATTGTTCTCCCACATAATTTGTCTACATGGATTACTGACTCCATATAAACCAATGGTATCTGATCTCACCTCCTTGACTATATACAACACTACATAATTAGGATCTTCACGCTGAATTGTGACATATAAGCTAAGGCCACGTCTACAcgatatcattttcaaatgaaaatgcaactattttgttgtgtttgtgcAAGCTGTCTAGATGAAGACAATAAGTGCACCAATGAAAATGCAACAATTTGAAATTGCTGTTCTAAAAGTGGATCATTTTGAAACCAATTTATTTCCATTTGAAAACAGAGTCTGTTTGAATGGGCAAAAACAGAAAGATTCATCATGTAAATGACAGAAAGCACACATATTTAACCTCAGAAAGGACCCCATTGATGACAtactaaaaatatataaaccaCGTCATTGTGTTTGCACAAGTGTTTGTATTGTTCTGTCTTAGGAGTTTCCTTGTAGATGACCAAAAACATTTGTTGCCCTATTGGGTAAgcacatcaaaatgaaaacaatatcatttttatttgaaaacaatgtCATTGCAGCCTAAGAGGCCAAACAAAAGTAAATCCTACAATTGGTCAAAATAAGTCAACTCAAAGCATGACACTGACCATGATACACACGCTGACCACAGTAAACATGGCTGGCATTGACCACAATACTGACACTGACCACAGTAAACATGGCTGGCATTGACCACAATACTGACAATGACCCACAGTAAACATGGCTGGCATTGACCACAATACTGACACTGACCACAGTAAACATGGCTGGCATTGACCACAATACTGACACTGACAGTAAACATGGCTGGCATTGACCACAATACTGACAATGACCCACAGTAAACATGGCTGGCATTGACCACAATACTGACACTGACAGTAAACATGGCTGGCATTGACCACAATACTGACAATGACCCACAGTAAACATGGCTGGCATTGACCACAATACTGACACTGACCACAGTAAACATGGCTGGCATTGACCACAATACTGACACTGACCACAGTAAACATGGCTCACATTACGTGAGAACAAGACAACTTTTGAGTACCTCTTCGCTAAAATAATTATGGTATCTGCATGAACTGATCTGTTTGTAAGAACTCCTGACTAACAAAGCTACATAGACAATTAATAATGATTCATGCACTGGACTGTGACATTTAGCCTTAATGACCTGTCCAACTGAGAGAgactgtgtgtgtttgtgagcTGTATGGAAACATCTTTGCCGAGAATGACTTTGACCATGAACATAATCAGCAAGATAAACACTCTTGACATCATTTGTGTGGAACAGCAAGAAAAGTATTCTGGAATTCTTAGCTTATCTTTCAATACATGGGGAAGTGTAGGTCTGTAACGTACGGtgtgaaagggcgccctcacacattggttaACCCCTCTCAGAGTGGAGGCTGGCGAGGGTAGAGtgacacaacgtatcttacaacCAAGGGATAGCATCAGATGTATGGACAGACTGAATGTGAAATAGAGATTACATGTTGTTTTTCAAGAAGtcatttacaaatcacttcctgtttgtacaataacaagtatttttcaaattactaaattttctgcaatttattgagctataaacaaggacttggtagaTGTATATAATACCACATTACTTTTCAAGTAGAACTGGTCTTAGAAGACACACCcattcaaatactttacttcggTGTAAATAATAGATGAAATTGATTTTGTGGATTAAAGTTTGACTTATTGTAAAATTAAGGTCAAATAAAAAGATACTAAAATAATAGTGATGTCTGATAATTGAGTGcctgtgttgttgttttttgaacTACAGTACTACACAAATAATGGATTTTTAAATCGAAATATGTATCACCTTTGGAGAAGATTTTTAACAAATTGATTACCACAAAgtgtacaaataacaaaatatgcaAGAAGTGCCTAGCAAGATATCATAAAATATCCATCTTTATAATTTACACATTTCTTATAGAACATTACAAGGTTTATTCTCCCATTTCACTGACCTTATCTCATCCATCACATTTTATACACACATCTCATTACACAATGCATACACACCTATCACAGCAATGCACTTTAATACCCCATAATACAGTATCCCTCATCTCATAAAATTTTACTAACCCTTCTTCCCATTCGTGCACTAGGTGGCTTTGCAAAATTGCATGCCTTTAGCTTTAGGATGTTATTTTATAGAGTAACAGAAATAGAAAATTCACTCAAAATATttgagtgccccccccccccccacttcatGTATGTCTCCCTAATTACATACAGCTGACCTCCTTTAATAATACTGTCATCACACATACCTTTGAAACTCTcagacaaaaacataaaatccATATAGTCTCCATACCTGTAAAGACACTGGATCCAAGTCTGGAACTTCTAACACAGCGTTTCCTTTCCTGTTTTCAACTTTTACAAGATCTGCCAAAATATCCGCTGTTTCACCTGTTCAATGAAATTTGTTAAGTTATAATGAATAGCGTGTATCTATGGTGGCAATGCTCATAATCATTGAATGAGTGGTAAAAATAAACATGTGTTTTTTTCCAAGGTTGGGGAACACCAGTAAGGTTAAAACTGTGTCAGGATTACCATACCTTGTACTGGTACTGTCATTTTAGTGGGGGACGGAACCCTGTTAGATGGATTGAGGAAGTCAGGTTGATTTTATCTCCTGACCAAGTTTCCATTCCAATGTTTTCATTAAGGGTTTTGGGAaacccagtaacagaaagggaggaAGTGAGGTGAAACATTCAAGGAATGCCATCCATACCATGTATGGTATTTTTTGGCAGGGAGTAAATAGTAGAGTAAAACGGGAACTCACAAGTAGATTTTATCAACTAATACAATGCAACTCCTGTTTACTGTATTATCAACTGCTTCTAATCATCATAAATCATAAATGCTAGTGTAattgtaaggtacatcaacttaACATTGTCAATGCAAGTCTCATACATCACTGCACTTCTAAGTTCAGATCAACGTCAGCTCCATACTGATcagtgaaaatgaatgaaaccaATGCATTTCATCTCATTTTGTATCCAAGTTTTAATTAAACGATGTGAATTTACAAGGTATTGTTTCCCTCTATTAAGTTTACAAGTTACACAATGTTGGAGTGgagttaacatatgtactaaccTTGGGAGTCACTAAAGAGTACTTTAATATGGGTCTGAGCTAAAGCCGCTAACATGCCCTCCAGGTATTGACTTCTAATGCTagaaaaagaaggaaaaaaaaatacacaatatttctttttcatacGTTGTTCAATGTGGTCAAATAATTTCACAGTTCAAATGGCCTGTCTTTTCATGGTTAAACTGATTATCTAGTAGTGAATGGTAGTGTATAGAATTAAGTACAACTCTACACTTCCCTATAGCTTGTATTGAATGATACAATAGCTCAGACTGTATCCAGATTTCTGTTGTAGTTGCCTGTTATCATGCACTGCCCTATTAATGTTCTTCAATTCATTCTGGAATTATTGGGAGGCAGGCAAGCAAAGATAGTAATAATTGACCTTCCCACCACGGCCAACCAAGAAATTGTGTGTAAAAGAATGTGATGAACAAAAGCTAGCTTGACTAACAAAAAGAacagtatgtacaataatgTAACACTTCTCAGAGTTTTACTGTTATCTGTACATATCACTTACAGAAACTGCATTTTGTACT is part of the Glandiceps talaboti chromosome 2, keGlaTala1.1, whole genome shotgun sequence genome and encodes:
- the LOC144444600 gene encoding tripartite motif-containing protein 2-like encodes the protein MATAIPDLETFLKELGDDYLSCTICLEEYKNPKVLPCDHTFCQECLIKIVEREGRLQCSVCDKSCELPDTGVPGLKTNFFMNSLLDIVERCQPTDVSEPGLCEGCDENTATNRCVDCYINFCPSCTKPHKRARVTRNHTIITLEEFKEGKSTSHLLPQKVYCNDHPENEVKYYCESCQVTMCTDCAMIKHRTAEHVYKELTETADKYIIQLKEMVAKLRKKEKETERCKSEAKQTRNQLQVQCQEEEKKVRKKAEEIVQKVRKEEKRLVEELKTEYGQKVKTTEVQIDEWEMKHGNISSTCGYLEALMHHGSAAQLMTNKQQTIQHIESLITMDTKPNIKPEVMAFKPAAEALGQGMLGLLCRKTEKSDTISKTRHVVDTCMGQRSRDHSTDTGNMKTTMSEICASKCTVDKLPSKLLEGESGDIVIRTKDSQGRQVIPTPAVTAQMRKPDGTREDVKVTDNRDGTLVFTVRGEMEGRHQVTMAIGDQPIHGSPFNIPVTKRMNAFQPLDVAVSDDGDYFITDDGNNQIVVSDEDGNFIRCFGQNEMKSPYGIAINPVDGTVYVTDWDGKGAHTDKTTHCIRKYTQNGKYITTIGSYGTGPSQFKGPLHLCVSRQGRLYVPDYGNNRIQVFNQQCQFLYEFGDYGEEDGDLKWPKSVAVDKDECLYIAEQGNHRVQKFDSKGHFICRIDSEEDGLVNPSSVTLTDDWPVKVVVTYFKGNYLKVFTQ